The sequence below is a genomic window from Aureispira sp. CCB-E.
AAAAGGAATAAAAAAGCAGCTTCCCAAGCTTCAAAACTTGGAGCATTGGCGAACGAGTATTATTGTCCATTGGTTAGAAAGTAGTCCTTTATTAGAGGTTCAAGAACGCTTAGGACATTGCTATCCAAGTAGTACAGAGCGTTATAAAATCCATGCGATAAAGAGTTTACGAGATCAGTTAGAGGTTCATCATCCCTTACAATAAATAGATTTATTTTTTAATTGTTGTTGGTTGCGTGGCTGCAACAGAGGGAGAGCAGCGACCAATAAGAATTAAAACTTATAGCCGTCTAGGCTATAAAAAGAACGAGGACAAAATGCCTTTACGGCTGGCGTACCGTAAGCGTAAGGAGCGACTAGTGCTATGCAGTAAAGTAGTACCTTACTACGATGAATAGCCACATTTTTTATGCAAGCGTTAGCGCAGCTAGGCGGCTCCCCAAGCGGTACGCATACTAGGCTAGTGGAGTGCTTGTATTTTTCTTTTTTCAAATGAAAATATAAGGATGAGAACTAGCAGGACGAGGAATAGGTAAGCCCAGAGCTGTGACAGACAGAGCGACTAGCGAAGGATATTTTAAATACTGGCGCAGCTATGGACGGCAACTTCTGACGAGACCTACCACTTTCCCTTTTTAAACTTTAGCATTTATATAACTTTATTTTTCAATAGAAAATAAGTTCAGTTGCAAATAAAAGGCATATCTTAGAGTTGCATTAGTGTGAAAAAGTCGTGCTAAAAGTTGAAAATAGTTATACCCCTTTGGTTGGGATATGCCTGGGAGATCCTTTAACTCTGGAAATTATCGCCATGGATTTAATGGAAAGGAAAATGACCATCACTGGGGCGACCAGCTTATCCAAGATTATGGCTTTAGATTGTATAATCCTGCTATTGCTAAGTTCCTTAGCGTTGATCCATTAACAAGGATGTATCCAATGCTTACTCCTTATCAGTTTGCTTCTAATAGCTCAATTGCCAATATAGATTTAGATGGTCTGGAAGCTTCCTCTAGCATTAGACTTACAGCTTCAGATGGTTCGTTAATTACAATTCCTGCTGATTCAGATCCCATTATTATTACAGAAAAGACCAAAGATTTATATTTAAATTCTGGCAATTATACCACAGAAGAGTTTTATTCAAAATATCCCAAAAATACATTAGGGTCTTTTACTGTAGATGGACATGAATTTTATGCTTCTTATCATGGTGAAAATGGTGAGTTTACAGGTTATTATAGTCATACAGCTAATGAATACTATAATCAAAGTGACAAACCTATAAAATTAATTGAAACGCCATTCTTTAAAGGGTACACTCCTCTGCTTCATACCCCATCATCCGAAGGAATATTTGAAGACCCAACAAGTGGTGTTATGGCAGACGCAATGGTAGCTAAGGATTATGCTAGTATGGCATCAGGGACAGGCATTTTTCTTGCTGTAACTAAAAAAGGAGTACAATTATTAGGAAAAGGCTTGAAAGGTGTATTAAATGGGACAAAGAAACTGTTCCAAAGGTATAAAATAGATGGTATTAATCATACTGCGGATGGAATGCCTCGAGTCAAAGCAACAAAAGGAAATAAGAAGTATGATATAACAGAGGGAAGAGTGAAAGAATACGTGCCTGAACCTAGAGCACCTTCTGGATGGAGACAGGCATCTTTCAAAGGGAAAAATGCTGAAAAAGTACCTTTTGGTACAAGAAGAATAGGTGGTGCAGGAAAAGGAAAAAAACGAACGCCATCATTAAGAGAAAAAAGATTATTAAGAAAGGCTCACAAGAATTGTCCACAGTGTAAAAAATCATCGTAATTTTTATGAACAACTTGAATTTAGTTATAGAAGGTTATAGAAAATTTTTGAATGCTTCTTGGGAAGCTTTTGAAGAACAAACTTTAGCTTTTAGTCATGATACAGAAGAAGATCAGAATAATTGGTTACAGGCTAATTGGGAAATCTTAGTTGAATCTAATGTATGTGATTGGGATGAATACTTAGAAGAATACGGAAATGGAGCTGATTGTAATGTGAATAGTGATAGAGTGACAAAACCTAAGGCTAAGGCTACCCATAGTATAATATGCTCTTCAAAGGATAATAATTTAGTGACAGACTTTTTTACAAAAGAGAAAGTATTATTGGATGAAATGAGTTTTTCGAAATTTATCTCTGTAAAGAACAATAAGTATACAGATCAACCACCTTTTGATTGGGTTTTGCTAGAGAATGGAAATGAGTTTTCAATAATAGAGTTAAACAAGGTCGTATTTAAAAAAGTTATTAAAGTTAGTTAGAAGCAGTTAAAGGAATGGACTAAGGTATTCCACCTCAGAAGCCAACAGACTAGAACCACGCCAGTAGCAAAAGGCTACCACTGCGCTAGTCGCTATGTTCTGTCATGTTTCTAGTGTTTGCCATGTTCGGTTTCATGCAGCTTCTCATGCTTATATTGGTGTCAAGTATGCCACATACAAGCGTTACAGCTGCTTAGTTTGTGTACCGTTATGGGAGCTGTCAGGCATCAGATATTCTTTTCAATTGAAAATAAAACTATCGGTAAATACTTGCATAAAAAATCCCCTTCGACCAAGAGCTGAAGGGGATTTTTATGTAGTGCTCTATTGCTGTGATCACAGCTTTCCTATAGCACACCTGTCACTCCGTCCACAAGTGGTTCTCTACACCAAACAGCCACAGGCTGTTTGCCCTAGACGGGTTCGTTTCGTTCATACTTACGGTACATACAGCCCTGTCGGGGCTTTCGTTCACGTTTTTTACTTACAGCCTAGTCGGCTGTAAACTTTAATTATTTGCCAGTCGCTGCTCTCGCTACATGGCAGCCGCTGCGTCTGTCAAAAATTAAAGGGAATTTTAGTTGTTAAAATCTAAGTCATCATTAGGATTGAGTTGCCGTCTAACATGAAAAACTCTAAGAATCATCAATAAATATTCAGCTATAACGTGATAGATCACTCTATAATTTCCTGCATTGACGTGACGAATATTTTTATCATCTTTCAGCTCTGGAATTGGTCGACCTCTAAGAGGCTGAACTTTTAAGCCTTCGACTTGCTGGAAGATTTGCCCCATTTGCTTACTGGAAGGGTATTGATTATAATATTCTTCAATTTCTTCTAAATCATTTAATGCTCTTGTAGAGTATTTAACCGTTACTTTAGCCATTTTTTGAATCGTTCTTTTACTTCTTCTTCAGAATGAAATTTACCTTCTTCAACTTCTTTCAAAGCATCTTTGATGCCTTGAATTTCTTCTTCTGTTGGAACCCAATTATCTTCTTGTTGTTGGGCTTGAAAAACAAGTTGTTCAATGGCTGTGATAATATTTTCATCACTCAAGTCGAATAAAGCTTGAGCAAGTGCGATTTTTCTAGCTTCTATTGAAATCATGTATTGTTAATTTAGGTGTAAGCAAATCTAGATTTAGCGTCTCGAATAAGTGCATTTAGTGTAAATAATATATGCTCTTTTTCTTTTTTAGGTAATTGTTGTAAACTTAAAACTTGCTCAACAATATCTTTATCAAGCTCTTGGTCAACTTTACCAACTAAATAATCTAAAGAAACTTCTAATACTTCTGACAGTTTAGCTGCTAACTCCATAGATGGTTTTGCTAAATCTCTTTCGTATCGACTAATGATATTAGTATGAACTCCAATTTTTTCTGCTAACTCAGCCTGAGAAAGTTGTTTTAACTTCCTCAAGGTAGCCAATCTATTTTTAAAATCACTCATAAGTGTTTATTTTTTGCTTTGAATGTGTCTTTTTTATAAAAATACTACTTTTTTAGTGTTAAAAAAAATATTAAAAATTGGCTTGTTAGATATTTTTAATTAGATTTACACACTAAAGTGTTAATTTAGTTAAATTTTATTTTTCAAAAGAAATTTTTTTAGACGTCTAAGGGAATTTGCAAACCCTATCAAAATGACAATAGACCAAATCAAGGAAGGCTTAAACATAAAAGATGTTTTAGCTCATTACGGAATAGTAATAAACAAGAATCAACACATCAATTGCCCGTTTCACGAAGATAAGACCCCAAGTATGAAAGTATATGCAGAAACGAACACGGTGTATTGCTTTAGTGGAAATTGCTCTACGCATGGCAGGAGTTTAGATGTAATTGAATTTGTAATAGAGAAAGAAAACTGCACCAAACACGAAGCTATTTTAAAATGTAAATCTATGTTGAATTATGAAGTTCCAGAACTAAAAACAAAGCCCAATGACATTTTAAAAGTTCTATGGGCTGAATTTGTGAGCAGTTATAAAAACTCAAAAGTCAAGGCTTATGCAGCGAAACGAGGTATTGAACGGGTAGAAATTGGTTACAACTCTGGGCGATGGCACAAAAAGAAGAGCGTGAGTGATCAGCAGATCAAAGCAGCTCAAGAAGTTTCTTATTTATTGCCAGCGATGCAAGGGAAAGGGCATCGAGTATGGGCGAAGGAATGTTTGATTTTTGCTTTGCGGAATGCTGCTAATGAAGTGGTTAGTTTTTATGGGCGTTCGGTGAATGGAGAGGGGCATTTTTACCTAAAAGATAGATCAGGTTTATATCCCTCTTATCTAAAGTTGGAGACTAAAAAAGTGATCTTAACGGAAAGTATTATAGATGCCGCAAGCTTGTTAAATATTGCTACCATCGTAGAGAATTACAGCGTTTTGGCATTGTATGGAACGAATGGATTAACGTCCAATCATCGAGCAGCCTTAGCGAACTTAAAAGATTTAGAAGAAATTGTTTTGCTATTGGATGGGGATGATGCAGGGAAAAAGGCAAGCGAAAAGCTAGGGGATTATTTATCAAAAGAATATCCCAATACAGTTATCAAAATCGTAGAATTACCCAACAATACAGATGTAAATGAGCTTTGGGTGAATCATTTAAGCGAAGCCTTGTTTTTAGATTTATTGGAGCAATCGAGCGTTCTTAAATGTATCGAAAAGCCAAGTTTAGACTTGAAGATAATCAACTCAAATTATTACACTTATGAAACGGAAAAGCTAAAAATAGAAGTGTTGGGGGGTATAAATATAGAGCAATTAGACAAGCTGACTTGCACCTTGAGATTGACCAGAAAACCCAAGCGCAACGCCTTGGATAAGTTGCGCCAAAGCTTGAACTTATACCATAGTGGACAGGTTCGAGGTTTGGTCAAACGAGTGCAAGAAGAATTTGAATTACCCATGCAGGAGCTTCGCTTGTTGTTTGCAGATCTGATTGAAAATCTAGAATTGTATAGAAGTCGAGAGCAGGGAGCAGGAGAGGAGAACCAAGTTGAAGCAAGAGTCTTGAGTCCAGGGCGAAAAAAAATAGCCTTGGATTATGCAAAAGCTGAAAACTTGATGCAACATACGTGGGATGATTTAGGAAAGGTGGGGGTTGTTGGCGAGCGCATGAGTGCGATGATTATGTACTTGTGTTTTAGCTCTAGAAAGTTGTCAAAGCCTTTGCACATCATTAGTTTAGGTAGTAGTGGAAGTGGCAAAACGCATTTACAAGAAACGATTGCGGAGCTGATCCCAGAACAGGAAATTATGAGCATTACCAGTTTATCAGATAATGCGATGTATTATTATCCAGATGGGGCATTAGAACATAGTTTGTTTTTGATCGAGGATATGGATGGCATGAGTGAAGAGGCTAATTATGCTTTGCGAGAGTTAAAAAGCAAAGGGGAGTTGAGCCGAGATATACCCGTGAAAGATTATAAAGGGAAGTTGACGACTCAAAAAGTATATGTAAAAGGACCGATATGTTTTGCAGGTTGTCAGCAATTCTAACGATAAACAGAATTATATGATAAAATAAGATTTAAGTTCATTGAAAAAGGAACGTACATTTACTAAAAAGTAAACGATGTACGACAAATTAGTAGAAATAGTATCCAAAGAGTTTCACCAAGTTCCAGACCATCGAAAAGGACATACAGAATATTTGCTACATGATTGTTTAATGGGAGCATTTGCTATGTTTGGTCTAAAAGATCCATCATTATTGAGTTTTATAGATAATGCCATTCATCGTAAGGACAATTTAGAACAAGTCTTTAAAATTAGTAAGCTTCCAACAGATAATGGGATGCGAAAAATTTTAGATGCTGTCCAACCATCTGTTTTTCAACCTACTTTTAAAACAATCTTTGAACATTTGGAAAGGCTCAAAATACTCGAAAGTAGAAGATACTTAGACCAACATTTGCTAGTAAGTGTTGATGCCACAGGTACATTTTCTTCCAATAAGATTGGTTGTTCTCAATGTTTAACAAAGAAAAGAAAAAATGGTACAATAGAACATCATCACCAATTGTTAGCAGCGAGTGTAGTTCATCCTAATTTCAAGACCGTTTTTCCTGTTTTTGGAGAAGCAATAACGCGGCAGGATGGTTCAAAAAAGAATGATTGTGAACGAAAGGCATGTAAACGATTATTTCCACATTTACGCAGCATACTGCCAAAAGAAAAGATCTTAATTCTTTTAGATGCTTTATATGCTGATGGTCCAACTATTAAAGCACTTCAAGCACAAGATATCCAAATGGATTACATCATAGTAATCAAGGAAGGATATGTTTTGGAACAAGTTAAGCAACTTAGAAAAAAGGATAGTTTGCATCAGTGTCAATACCAGAAAAATGAAAAGACTCTGTGTCGATACAGGTGGGCATCTAACCTCATTCTAAATGGCGCAAACCAAGATATTATCGTAAACTATTTAGAATACGAAGAATATGATTTAGAAAAAGATAAAGTGGTTTATTCCAATAAGTGGATTACCAACCTAACTTTGACTAAATCAAATGTTTCATCTATTGCCACAGCTGGAAGAGCACGTTGGAAAATTGAAAATGAGACATTTAACACCTTGAAGAATCAAGACTACAATTTGGAACATAATTATGGTCATGGAAAATTCTACTTATCAACAGTATTTGCTTTGATTATGCTATTAGCATTTTTTGTTGACCAGATTACAAGGGCTGTTGATGAAAGTTTTGAACAAGCCTTAAAAGAAGCAAAAACATTGCGTGATTTAAGGCAGAAAGTTCGAGTACTCTTTGATTTTATTCCTACTATTTCAATGAACTTAATCTATCAAATAATCGCTAGAAAGGTCAATATTCGACCTCAATTAGAATAGCTATTTGATATTATTATTATTTAATATATTTTCTTACATCGTTAGAATTGCTGGCAGGTTGTACAACAAGAGAAAAGATATACGAGGATAATGCAAACCGCTGCTTGCTCTTATATAGAAATGAATCGAAGGCGCACAAAGAGGCTGTGATGGCTGCGCAGCGTAAAGCCTCGGCAGGGAAAATAAATGAGTTGGAACAACAGAAAATCAAGGATTTATTTAAAGATGTGCAGATGTTGTTAAAGCCTATAAAAGTGGTGAATCCTTATGCAGAACAGTTAATCTTGCCTGAGAAGGTCTTTAAGCCTTTGAGAACGAATGCGCATTATCTGAAATTTATTGAAGTGATAACGTTCTATCATCAACACCAAAGAGTAATGAAAACGAGTCAATCAGGTACAAAATATATAGAAACGACGATAGAAGATATTGAGTGGGCGAACAAATTAATGAAAGATGTTTTGTTGTCCAAAAGTGATGAGTTGAGTTGGGGAGTACGGCAGTTTTTGGAGAAGCTTAAAAAGTGGATGCAAGCAAATAAATTAGAGAGTTTTACAGGCAAGGAAGTTCGCAAAAGTATTAGAATCGCTCCAAGTACGCTAACTAAATATCTGTATATCTTACGCCAATATGGTTTGGTAGAAATACTCGGAGGAAGTCGCCACAATGGTTTTAAATATCTACTCAATGCGTCTGATGATTATGATAAAATGCGTCAAGACTTATCTAAAGTATTAGACAAAGTTCTACAATCTATTAAAAATAAGGAAGTTAACTAATTATGTAGTAACTACAAACCTTTGGTGGCTAGTTAATCAACTGAAAGATAACTTGTTATCAATATTAACTATGTAACTAGGCAAAAGGGTGAGCGGGTATGAAAAAATTAATCTTAAAAACAACAAGCTATCAAGCCTTAGAACAAGCTTTTAGAAGTTGGTTAATAGCCTTGGGATATAGTGAAAGTACTTGTTACAATCTGCCAACTTTGGTTCGAGAATTTTTGCATTATCAAGAGCAGCAAAAGAAGGAGTTAAAAGACTGGCAACCGACGGATTTTAAAGCTTTTATGGAGCATTGTAAAAGAAGAAAGAACGAACGTAGAGCAGGGGCATTGAGTAGCAATCATCTAAATAAAATCGCTCATGCTTTGGACTTGTTACAGCAGTATTTAAACAAGATTAATCAAGTTGATTTTTATTATAAAATAACTCGTCTGAAATCCGAAACGAAGGTTTTACAAATCTTTAGTAAGCAGCAAATTAAAGAACTTTATGAGGCTTGTGATGAAACCTTGATGGGGTA
It includes:
- a CDS encoding helix-turn-helix transcriptional regulator gives rise to the protein MSDFKNRLATLRKLKQLSQAELAEKIGVHTNIISRYERDLAKPSMELAAKLSEVLEVSLDYLVGKVDQELDKDIVEQVLSLQQLPKKEKEHILFTLNALIRDAKSRFAYT
- a CDS encoding type II toxin-antitoxin system RelE/ParE family toxin; protein product: MAKVTVKYSTRALNDLEEIEEYYNQYPSSKQMGQIFQQVEGLKVQPLRGRPIPELKDDKNIRHVNAGNYRVIYHVIAEYLLMILRVFHVRRQLNPNDDLDFNN
- a CDS encoding transposase, which produces MYDKLVEIVSKEFHQVPDHRKGHTEYLLHDCLMGAFAMFGLKDPSLLSFIDNAIHRKDNLEQVFKISKLPTDNGMRKILDAVQPSVFQPTFKTIFEHLERLKILESRRYLDQHLLVSVDATGTFSSNKIGCSQCLTKKRKNGTIEHHHQLLAASVVHPNFKTVFPVFGEAITRQDGSKKNDCERKACKRLFPHLRSILPKEKILILLDALYADGPTIKALQAQDIQMDYIIVIKEGYVLEQVKQLRKKDSLHQCQYQKNEKTLCRYRWASNLILNGANQDIIVNYLEYEEYDLEKDKVVYSNKWITNLTLTKSNVSSIATAGRARWKIENETFNTLKNQDYNLEHNYGHGKFYLSTVFALIMLLAFFVDQITRAVDESFEQALKEAKTLRDLRQKVRVLFDFIPTISMNLIYQIIARKVNIRPQLE
- a CDS encoding CHC2 zinc finger domain-containing protein; this encodes MTIDQIKEGLNIKDVLAHYGIVINKNQHINCPFHEDKTPSMKVYAETNTVYCFSGNCSTHGRSLDVIEFVIEKENCTKHEAILKCKSMLNYEVPELKTKPNDILKVLWAEFVSSYKNSKVKAYAAKRGIERVEIGYNSGRWHKKKSVSDQQIKAAQEVSYLLPAMQGKGHRVWAKECLIFALRNAANEVVSFYGRSVNGEGHFYLKDRSGLYPSYLKLETKKVILTESIIDAASLLNIATIVENYSVLALYGTNGLTSNHRAALANLKDLEEIVLLLDGDDAGKKASEKLGDYLSKEYPNTVIKIVELPNNTDVNELWVNHLSEALFLDLLEQSSVLKCIEKPSLDLKIINSNYYTYETEKLKIEVLGGINIEQLDKLTCTLRLTRKPKRNALDKLRQSLNLYHSGQVRGLVKRVQEEFELPMQELRLLFADLIENLELYRSREQGAGEENQVEARVLSPGRKKIALDYAKAENLMQHTWDDLGKVGVVGERMSAMIMYLCFSSRKLSKPLHIISLGSSGSGKTHLQETIAELIPEQEIMSITSLSDNAMYYYPDGALEHSLFLIEDMDGMSEEANYALRELKSKGELSRDIPVKDYKGKLTTQKVYVKGPICFAGCQQF
- a CDS encoding RHS repeat-associated core domain-containing protein, producing MPGRSFNSGNYRHGFNGKENDHHWGDQLIQDYGFRLYNPAIAKFLSVDPLTRMYPMLTPYQFASNSSIANIDLDGLEASSSIRLTASDGSLITIPADSDPIIITEKTKDLYLNSGNYTTEEFYSKYPKNTLGSFTVDGHEFYASYHGENGEFTGYYSHTANEYYNQSDKPIKLIETPFFKGYTPLLHTPSSEGIFEDPTSGVMADAMVAKDYASMASGTGIFLAVTKKGVQLLGKGLKGVLNGTKKLFQRYKIDGINHTADGMPRVKATKGNKKYDITEGRVKEYVPEPRAPSGWRQASFKGKNAEKVPFGTRRIGGAGKGKKRTPSLREKRLLRKAHKNCPQCKKSS